A genomic stretch from Sulfurimonas sediminis includes:
- the nadC gene encoding carboxylating nicotinate-nucleotide diphosphorylase: MIEEFVKEALAEDVGRGDLYALVEPAVPASAKIIAKSDGVVAGQKYIDVLAKLEKFSVQWLKSDKQAFHSGETIAVLEADSHTLLRCERTVLDMLLHASSIATLTRRYVAIIEPYRVKLLDTRKTRPLLRIFEKYATRCGGAVNHRMGLDDSLMIKDTHLKTIQNLQSYIENARKVIPFTAKIEVETDTLFIAQEAMQAQADIVMCDNMTPAQVEEVVAFRNENYPHILLEASGNISLETIESYAKTGVDAISSGSLVHQANWIDLSMKMD, encoded by the coding sequence ATGATAGAAGAGTTTGTAAAAGAAGCCTTGGCTGAAGATGTGGGGCGTGGTGATTTATATGCACTCGTAGAGCCTGCGGTACCTGCAAGTGCTAAAATCATAGCAAAAAGTGATGGTGTTGTTGCGGGACAAAAATATATAGACGTTTTGGCAAAGCTTGAAAAGTTTTCTGTTCAATGGTTGAAATCTGACAAGCAGGCATTTCACAGTGGAGAAACGATTGCGGTTTTAGAAGCAGATTCGCATACACTGCTTCGCTGTGAAAGAACAGTTTTGGATATGCTTTTACACGCAAGTTCCATTGCTACACTGACAAGAAGATATGTCGCAATAATAGAGCCATACAGGGTAAAACTGTTGGACACAAGAAAAACAAGACCATTGTTACGAATATTTGAAAAGTATGCAACACGCTGTGGCGGTGCTGTAAATCACAGAATGGGACTTGATGACTCTCTGATGATAAAAGACACCCATCTCAAAACAATTCAAAACCTGCAAAGCTATATAGAAAATGCAAGAAAGGTTATTCCATTTACTGCAAAAATTGAAGTAGAGACCGATACACTTTTTATAGCACAAGAGGCCATGCAGGCGCAGGCAGATATCGTTATGTGTGATAATATGACACCGGCCCAGGTGGAAGAGGTTGTGGCTTTTAGAAATGAAAACTATCCGCATATCCTTTTAGAAGCGAGTGGAAACATCTCTTTGGAGACCATTGAATCTTATGCAAAAACAGGAGTAGATGCCATCAGCTCAGGTTCATTGGTGCATCAGGCCAACTGGATTGATTTGTCAATGAAAATGGATTAG
- a CDS encoding YfhL family 4Fe-4S dicluster ferredoxin, protein MALIINDECIACDACREECPTLAIEEGDPIYYIDPDRCTECVGIYDEPACISVCPVDCIVPDKDNVETVAELQFKYKNLEIEE, encoded by the coding sequence ATGGCTTTAATAATAAATGATGAATGTATAGCATGTGATGCATGTAGAGAAGAATGTCCGACACTGGCAATAGAAGAAGGTGACCCGATTTACTATATTGACCCTGACAGATGTACTGAGTGTGTCGGCATATATGATGAACCTGCCTGTATATCTGTTTGTCCTGTTGACTGCATAGTGCCGGATAAAGACAATGTTGAAACTGTGGCAGAACTGCAGTTTAAATATAAAAATTTAGAAATAGAAGAGTAG
- the hsrA gene encoding homeostatic response regulator transcription factor HsrA, with product MRILIIEDEVTLNKMLAEGLKEFGYQSDVVETLKDGEYYLDIRNYDLVLMDWMLPDGNSVDIIGDIKTKTPKTVVVVISARDDNESEIEALRAGADDYIRKPFDFDVLIARIEARLRFGGSNIIEIEDLTINPEEEKITYKETEIELKGKPFEVLTHLARHRDQIVSKEQLLDAIWEEPELVTPNVIEVAINQIRQKMDKPLSITTIETVRRRGYRFCFPKEV from the coding sequence ATGCGTATATTAATTATAGAAGACGAAGTAACATTAAACAAAATGTTAGCAGAAGGACTCAAAGAATTTGGTTACCAAAGTGATGTAGTAGAGACATTAAAAGATGGTGAATACTATTTAGACATCCGTAACTATGATTTGGTTCTGATGGACTGGATGCTTCCCGACGGAAATTCAGTGGATATCATAGGTGATATCAAAACAAAAACTCCTAAGACAGTTGTTGTTGTTATTTCAGCCAGAGATGATAATGAAAGTGAAATCGAAGCACTGCGCGCCGGTGCTGATGACTACATAAGAAAACCTTTTGATTTTGATGTATTGATCGCTCGTATTGAAGCGCGTTTACGTTTTGGCGGAAGCAATATTATAGAGATTGAAGACTTGACTATTAATCCTGAAGAAGAAAAAATCACTTATAAAGAGACTGAAATAGAACTCAAAGGAAAACCTTTTGAAGTACTGACTCACCTTGCACGTCATCGTGATCAAATTGTTTCCAAAGAACAGCTTCTTGATGCTATCTGGGAAGAGCCTGAACTCGTTACACCAAATGTCATTGAAGTAGCAATCAACCAGATTCGACAAAAAATGGACAAACCATTATCAATCACTACTATAGAAACTGTACGTCGTCGAGGCTACCGCTTCTGCTTTCCAAAAGAAGTCTAA
- the plsY gene encoding glycerol-3-phosphate 1-O-acyltransferase PlsY — protein MDFLFNINVQFYIAAYLIGGIPFGLLLAKKFAGVDVKSAGSGSIGATNVLRVVKEKNPDLAKKLGIATLVLDALKGVSVLAVAYFMGLDESVLWAIAVLAVLGHCFSPYLGFEGGKGIATGMGVMMFLLPLETTIALVVWLVMAKTVRISSVSSLTGVFSLLVASFIIHPNMPHAPVVFIVFILFYKHIPNIVRVIKGEEKRVI, from the coding sequence ATGGATTTTTTATTTAATATCAATGTACAGTTTTATATTGCTGCATATCTCATTGGAGGTATTCCTTTTGGTCTTTTGCTTGCAAAGAAATTTGCAGGTGTTGATGTCAAGTCAGCAGGAAGCGGCAGTATCGGTGCTACAAATGTTTTACGCGTTGTCAAGGAAAAAAATCCGGATCTGGCAAAAAAACTCGGTATTGCAACTCTTGTATTGGATGCACTCAAAGGTGTCAGCGTTTTGGCTGTTGCCTACTTCATGGGGCTTGACGAATCCGTTTTATGGGCTATTGCTGTTTTGGCAGTTTTGGGTCATTGTTTTTCTCCCTATCTTGGATTTGAAGGAGGCAAAGGTATTGCAACAGGCATGGGTGTTATGATGTTTCTTTTACCGCTGGAGACCACCATTGCTCTTGTTGTGTGGCTTGTTATGGCTAAAACAGTCCGTATCTCTTCTGTCTCTTCCCTCACGGGTGTTTTCTCTTTGCTTGTTGCAAGTTTTATCATACATCCGAATATGCCGCATGCACCGGTTGTATTTATTGTATTTATCCTGTTTTACAAACATATCCCTAATATCGTTCGTGTCATCAAGGGCGAAGAAAAAAGAGTCATATAA
- a CDS encoding dihydroneopterin aldolase: MKIHIEALHFTCIIGILEHERQNEQKVIIDVAIEYDFEDNVFINYAEVAEFIKTDMQNKKYLLIEDALQDLSRALKNKFSKINTLYLKITKPSILPDCKVSVSNITNFQS, encoded by the coding sequence TTGAAAATTCATATAGAAGCGTTACACTTTACATGTATCATCGGTATTTTGGAACATGAAAGACAAAATGAGCAAAAAGTCATTATTGATGTTGCAATAGAGTATGATTTTGAGGATAATGTTTTTATAAACTATGCGGAGGTGGCAGAATTTATAAAAACAGATATGCAAAACAAAAAATATTTACTTATTGAAGATGCGCTTCAGGATTTGAGCAGAGCGCTTAAAAATAAATTTTCGAAAATAAATACTCTTTATCTGAAAATAACAAAACCCTCCATTTTACCCGACTGCAAGGTCAGTGTAAGCAATATTACAAACTTCCAATCTTAA
- a CDS encoding sensor histidine kinase, giving the protein MFSSRSIRTNFLIKLIFSSLTLIIIFSSLLYFYIEKSIYDEKKEELVQYAKNISAYKSVFQADESMGESFFSLNVGIINLKNSHTGMDIYETSKNNHTFLTLIYPFNLDDKSYLKITKDITQTKHLLKKIQRYIFVINIASILLVIIYAIALSKMLIAPIQTFSNKLANMNEHLITEIDMNKLPKEFEPLGATLNHLILRIENFVKYQKELFIGTAHELKTPLAVIKLKNQVTLIKKRSPEEYIEAIKTTNKTVDEMNIIITNILNIGRQEGAQLDRPIEVDVIAFLKQKANDFKLLAENEGKQLHMDFKPDGFMATLQISLLNQILQNFLQNAIKFTPKDKSIILRSSQDDVGLLIEVVDEGCGIDDSIDLFAPFKRQGNKSGVGLGLFLAKSAADALGAKISIRNREDGIDGTVASLQLNSKLSCIIPKKR; this is encoded by the coding sequence ATGTTCTCTTCACGAAGCATTCGGACAAACTTTTTAATCAAACTGATATTTTCATCACTGACCCTGATTATTATCTTTTCATCTCTGCTCTATTTTTATATAGAAAAATCAATATATGATGAGAAAAAAGAGGAATTGGTACAATATGCCAAAAATATTTCTGCATACAAATCAGTTTTTCAGGCAGATGAATCAATGGGAGAAAGCTTTTTCTCTTTAAATGTCGGCATCATTAATTTAAAAAATTCTCATACCGGCATGGATATCTATGAAACCTCCAAGAACAATCATACTTTTTTAACGCTCATCTATCCGTTTAACCTTGATGATAAAAGCTATCTGAAAATCACCAAAGATATCACACAGACAAAGCATCTTCTGAAAAAAATTCAAAGATATATTTTTGTTATCAATATAGCAAGTATCCTGCTTGTTATTATCTATGCTATTGCCTTGTCCAAAATGCTTATTGCTCCTATTCAGACATTTTCAAACAAACTGGCAAATATGAATGAACATCTCATCACAGAGATAGATATGAACAAACTTCCTAAAGAGTTTGAACCTTTGGGGGCAACGCTCAACCATCTGATTTTAAGAATTGAAAATTTTGTCAAATATCAAAAAGAGCTTTTTATAGGAACCGCACATGAATTAAAAACTCCCCTGGCGGTTATAAAACTAAAAAACCAGGTAACTCTCATAAAAAAACGCTCACCCGAGGAGTATATAGAAGCTATAAAAACAACAAACAAAACTGTAGACGAAATGAATATAATTATAACAAACATACTCAACATAGGCCGTCAGGAAGGTGCACAGCTTGACAGACCTATAGAGGTGGATGTCATAGCATTTTTAAAACAAAAAGCGAATGACTTCAAACTTCTTGCCGAAAACGAGGGCAAACAGCTGCATATGGATTTTAAACCCGACGGATTTATGGCAACCCTGCAGATAAGTCTTTTAAACCAGATTCTGCAAAACTTTTTGCAAAATGCCATTAAATTTACTCCCAAGGACAAATCTATCATTCTCAGAAGCTCACAGGATGATGTCGGATTACTCATAGAAGTTGTAGATGAAGGATGTGGAATTGATGACAGCATAGATTTATTTGCACCGTTTAAGCGCCAGGGAAACAAATCCGGCGTCGGGCTTGGTCTTTTCTTGGCAAAAAGCGCCGCAGATGCCTTAGGTGCGAAAATAAGCATAAGAAACAGAGAAGACGGAATTGACGGAACAGTTGCATCTTTGCAGCTCAATTCTAAATTATCCTGTATAATTCCAAAGAAGAGGTAA
- the bamA gene encoding outer membrane protein assembly factor BamA: MKILLSFLLVVLTTNIYARVVKTIDYNGLIHLSKPVALRILGFGEGDDIDKEMVDKAIKKYFDQGYFNDIWTEFDEKGKLTFYFKEKAIISKVELKGWKEDDDEVKESVIQIKKGSLYDEKKIEAAKKRIIDAISQEGKIDSVVEVETTYLENGSVKVTFVVNEGEEIIIKKLQYSGVYGLDPDDFDDVIANKEQEFMGWFWGQNDGKMSLRDLEYDNLRIRDYYMQYGYLDAKVDEPFVRVDFDNYSADMSYLISEGKPYKISKISVNQLVHVADDAKLRDAISLKKDETFNIKTFREDSKKIKTLVADLGYAFVQVVPDLKKNKENHTVEVVFKVLPGEKVRIRNVLISGNNRTLDRVIRRELYLGPNDIYSLTDLTDSRAALGRLGFFDGNTIEEKRIDNKTMDLIVKVKEAPTGNIQLGGGYGSYGGILLSIGINDRNVWGSGINVGVKAEKSQTTQNYSFNISNPRLNDSDFSGNFSIYQSATDYIDYSVLSTGLTMGIGHRFTRYISGYIGYGYSSNSYTFGDDFNASAYDINAFESYTKSSVTVSVKWDNTDDFYLPRKGFTLSQSIEKSGLGGTANFIKARTNFSKYYGLEDILGFDAIFRYKARYYAIIDNGYIPLAEKFYMGGIGSVRGYQAYTLSPTVADATAVDGIRRVGGTQTFSNNIELSMPLIPKAKMRIVAFADWGMISDNVTDNLLTNNISRAGYGLGLEWFSPVGPIQLMFARPINPQDGDQTATFEFTMGQRF, translated from the coding sequence ATGAAAATACTTTTGTCTTTTTTGCTGGTTGTGTTGACAACCAATATATATGCGCGTGTAGTGAAAACTATTGACTATAATGGATTAATCCACCTTTCCAAGCCGGTTGCCTTGAGAATTTTAGGATTTGGTGAAGGTGATGACATAGACAAAGAGATGGTTGACAAAGCGATTAAAAAATATTTTGACCAAGGCTATTTTAATGATATCTGGACAGAATTTGACGAGAAGGGAAAACTTACTTTTTATTTTAAAGAAAAAGCAATTATATCCAAGGTGGAACTCAAGGGCTGGAAAGAAGATGATGATGAGGTCAAAGAGTCTGTCATTCAAATCAAAAAAGGGTCGTTATATGATGAAAAGAAAATTGAAGCTGCCAAAAAAAGAATCATTGACGCTATTTCGCAAGAAGGCAAAATTGACAGTGTCGTAGAAGTTGAAACGACCTATTTGGAAAACGGAAGTGTAAAAGTTACTTTTGTTGTGAATGAAGGCGAAGAAATCATTATAAAAAAATTGCAATACAGTGGTGTTTACGGTTTGGATCCGGATGATTTTGATGATGTTATAGCCAACAAAGAGCAAGAATTTATGGGTTGGTTCTGGGGACAGAATGACGGTAAAATGAGTCTGAGAGATTTGGAATATGACAACCTGAGAATACGTGACTATTATATGCAGTACGGGTATCTGGATGCCAAAGTTGATGAACCTTTTGTCCGGGTTGATTTTGACAACTACAGCGCTGATATGAGTTATCTGATTTCAGAAGGCAAACCGTATAAAATAAGTAAAATTTCTGTCAATCAACTTGTCCATGTTGCAGATGATGCAAAATTGCGAGATGCCATCTCGCTGAAAAAAGATGAAACTTTCAATATCAAAACTTTTAGAGAAGATTCAAAGAAAATTAAAACACTTGTTGCAGATTTGGGCTACGCCTTTGTTCAGGTAGTGCCTGACTTGAAAAAAAATAAAGAAAACCATACAGTTGAAGTGGTGTTTAAAGTTCTGCCCGGTGAAAAAGTAAGAATCAGAAATGTTTTAATTTCAGGCAATAACAGAACACTTGACAGGGTGATTCGCCGAGAGTTGTATTTGGGTCCGAATGATATATATTCATTGACAGACCTGACCGATTCCCGTGCAGCACTTGGAAGGCTTGGGTTCTTTGATGGTAATACTATAGAAGAAAAAAGAATTGACAACAAGACTATGGATTTGATTGTTAAAGTGAAAGAAGCACCAACCGGAAATATTCAGCTGGGTGGAGGATATGGAAGTTATGGCGGAATTTTGCTCAGTATAGGCATTAATGACAGAAATGTTTGGGGTTCGGGAATTAATGTCGGAGTAAAGGCTGAAAAGTCTCAGACAACACAGAACTACTCTTTTAATATTTCGAATCCTCGTCTCAATGACAGTGATTTCAGTGGAAATTTTTCTATTTATCAGTCAGCTACTGATTACATAGACTATTCAGTTTTAAGTACCGGTTTAACGATGGGGATTGGACACCGTTTTACACGTTATATTAGCGGATATATTGGCTATGGCTACTCAAGTAACAGTTATACTTTTGGAGATGATTTTAATGCAAGTGCATATGATATAAATGCTTTTGAATCATATACAAAAAGTAGTGTAACAGTAAGTGTGAAATGGGATAATACTGATGATTTTTATTTACCTCGTAAAGGCTTTACACTCTCTCAGAGTATTGAGAAATCTGGATTAGGAGGTACAGCAAATTTTATAAAAGCAAGAACAAATTTTTCCAAGTATTATGGTTTGGAAGATATTTTGGGATTTGATGCTATTTTTAGATACAAAGCCAGATATTATGCAATTATAGACAACGGATACATTCCTCTTGCCGAAAAATTTTATATGGGCGGGATTGGAAGTGTGCGAGGGTACCAGGCATATACACTCTCTCCGACTGTAGCCGATGCTACTGCAGTGGACGGAATAAGAAGAGTGGGCGGAACACAAACTTTTTCAAATAATATAGAGTTGAGTATGCCTTTGATACCAAAGGCAAAAATGCGCATAGTGGCTTTTGCAGACTGGGGAATGATTTCGGATAATGTAACAGATAATTTACTAACCAACAATATTTCAAGAGCCGGATATGGACTTGGACTGGAGTGGTTTTCACCTGTCGGCCCGATTCAGCTAATGTTTGCCCGTCCGATAAACCCTCAGGATGGCGATCAGACTGCAACCTTTGAGTTTACAATGGGACAGAGATTTTAG
- a CDS encoding Ppx/GppA phosphatase family protein has protein sequence MAKRVTIIDIGSNSVRMVIYEKVSRFAFHLLHEEKSKVRISEDAYKHGGALQEIPMQRAFDALSDFIQISNSFKANKLFCVATSALRDAPNKKDFLQKVKKELKLNIKIISGEKEAYFGGIACANLLPMQENALSIDIGGGSTELAYIDKNNVSHPLSLKLGTVRLKELYFDADDIEGAIRYIDEQLQMLPAMKVETLIGIGGTFRAISSSIMKRETYPLNKLHAYEFKVTVLQEFIEELLNAKSNKELKSLFINSNRFDVIKPGTLILQRLIKKINISKVITSGVGVREGVYLSDLLRNSKHKFPHNYNTSVRYIIDSHIKDRQFSNNLSLLAKKLFDLTHEYFGIDYKYRYNLALAAKLYPAGSSVHFYSQNKHTYYLIKSALEFGFRHHDIMLIATLTKYAKNKLPSSTHLQLYKKLLPKEQVTKTLSFLLSLSIALLSHRPRNLDFELQFEKNTLHVNSSKKLYLSKEAVAKLECEHQKFKVLF, from the coding sequence TTGGCAAAGCGTGTTACGATCATAGATATAGGCTCCAATTCAGTGAGAATGGTAATATATGAGAAAGTATCACGTTTTGCTTTTCATTTGCTTCATGAAGAGAAGTCAAAAGTCAGAATTTCTGAAGATGCCTACAAACATGGCGGAGCTCTGCAAGAGATTCCTATGCAAAGAGCCTTTGATGCACTGAGTGACTTTATACAGATCAGTAACTCTTTCAAAGCGAACAAACTCTTTTGTGTTGCGACTTCGGCACTCAGAGATGCCCCCAATAAAAAAGATTTTTTACAAAAAGTAAAAAAAGAACTCAAACTCAATATAAAAATTATCAGTGGTGAAAAAGAAGCCTACTTCGGAGGCATTGCCTGTGCCAATCTTTTGCCAATGCAGGAGAATGCACTCAGCATAGATATAGGAGGAGGCTCTACTGAGCTTGCCTATATAGACAAAAACAATGTTTCACATCCTCTGTCTCTAAAACTTGGAACAGTGCGCCTTAAAGAGCTTTATTTTGATGCTGATGACATAGAAGGTGCCATCAGGTATATTGACGAACAACTACAAATGCTTCCTGCGATGAAAGTTGAAACGCTCATCGGAATCGGCGGAACATTTCGGGCAATATCGAGCTCCATCATGAAGAGAGAAACGTATCCGCTGAATAAACTTCACGCTTATGAATTTAAGGTCACTGTGTTGCAGGAGTTTATAGAAGAACTGCTCAATGCAAAAAGCAACAAAGAACTCAAAAGCCTTTTTATCAACAGCAACAGATTTGATGTCATTAAACCCGGTACGCTTATTTTACAAAGACTTATCAAAAAGATAAATATCTCAAAAGTGATTACAAGCGGTGTAGGTGTACGAGAGGGTGTGTATCTGAGTGATTTGCTAAGGAATTCCAAACATAAATTTCCGCACAATTACAATACCTCCGTGCGCTACATTATAGACTCGCATATAAAAGACAGGCAGTTTTCAAATAATTTAAGCCTATTGGCTAAAAAACTCTTTGATTTAACCCATGAATATTTCGGTATAGATTACAAATACAGATACAATCTTGCCTTAGCCGCAAAATTATACCCCGCAGGAAGCAGTGTCCATTTTTATTCCCAAAACAAGCATACCTATTATTTGATAAAAAGTGCCCTGGAGTTTGGTTTCAGACATCACGATATCATGCTCATTGCCACATTGACCAAGTACGCCAAGAACAAACTGCCATCGAGTACCCATTTACAACTCTACAAAAAACTGCTTCCCAAAGAACAAGTTACGAAAACACTCAGTTTTTTGCTCTCTTTAAGCATAGCCCTCTTAAGCCACAGGCCAAGAAACCTGGATTTTGAACTGCAGTTTGAGAAAAACACTTTACATGTAAACTCTTCCAAAAAGCTTTATCTTTCAAAAGAGGCAGTGGCAAAACTCGAATGCGAACATCAAAAATTTAAAGTCTTATTCTAA
- the nadA gene encoding quinolinate synthase NadA, with translation MQLTNDELKKRISELKEKLSVTVVAHFYQRDEVFELADITGDSLELAMRTMADDAEFVLFCGVGFMGQSVKVLSPHKRVVMPKIACCAMARMIDSLYYDDSVKFLEDNGIAKENILPITYINSNAEVKAKVGEMGGMVCTSSNAKKIITTALEEGKKILFVPDRCLGQNIANQMGLKSMVIGQEGDPKEADIICYDGFCSVHQLFTLDDIAFYRKKFPGIKIATHPECDPAVCDASDFVGSTSQLIKYITELPEDQKVAVGTEFNMVNRLRPKNTYVLSSTKPECPTMNETTLEDVYLTLKAIDEGEPINEIEVDPKTQKWAKIALERMLAL, from the coding sequence TTGCAGTTAACAAATGATGAATTAAAAAAACGAATTTCCGAGCTCAAAGAAAAACTGAGTGTCACAGTTGTTGCACACTTTTATCAGCGTGATGAAGTGTTTGAACTTGCTGATATTACAGGCGATTCATTAGAATTGGCTATGAGAACAATGGCAGATGATGCAGAATTTGTACTCTTTTGCGGTGTCGGATTTATGGGGCAGAGCGTGAAAGTTCTTTCACCACACAAGCGTGTCGTTATGCCAAAAATTGCCTGCTGTGCAATGGCGCGCATGATTGACTCTCTTTATTATGATGATTCTGTGAAATTTTTAGAAGACAACGGCATTGCCAAAGAAAATATTTTGCCGATCACCTACATCAATTCAAATGCTGAGGTAAAAGCAAAAGTCGGAGAGATGGGCGGAATGGTCTGTACAAGTTCGAATGCCAAAAAAATCATTACAACAGCATTGGAGGAGGGAAAGAAAATTCTTTTTGTCCCTGATCGGTGTCTTGGACAAAATATTGCCAACCAGATGGGACTCAAATCTATGGTGATTGGGCAAGAGGGTGATCCAAAAGAGGCAGACATTATCTGTTATGACGGTTTTTGCTCGGTGCATCAGCTTTTTACACTCGATGATATAGCTTTTTACCGTAAAAAATTTCCGGGTATAAAAATTGCAACACATCCCGAATGTGACCCGGCTGTTTGTGATGCCAGTGATTTTGTAGGTTCAACCTCACAGCTTATCAAATATATAACAGAGCTCCCGGAGGATCAAAAAGTAGCTGTGGGAACAGAGTTTAATATGGTAAATCGACTGCGACCAAAAAATACCTATGTGTTAAGCTCCACAAAACCGGAATGTCCGACAATGAATGAAACAACCCTTGAAGATGTCTATCTGACACTCAAAGCGATAGATGAGGGCGAGCCGATAAACGAGATAGAAGTTGATCCAAAAACGCAAAAATGGGCAAAAATCGCATTAGAGCGAATGTTGGCATTATGA